A single region of the Aptenodytes patagonicus chromosome 7, bAptPat1.pri.cur, whole genome shotgun sequence genome encodes:
- the LRRC55 gene encoding leucine-rich repeat-containing protein 55, which translates to MLLGPWLVAAAAAAAVAAGAGAGCPVLCTCRGQAVDCSGQRLFSVPPELPLDTGNLSLAHNRIASIPPGYLACYGQLRALDLRNNSLAALPAGLFLGARRLAHLDLSYNNFSLVAADMFLEASGLLRLDLSHNPGLRRVHPQAFRGLAQLRELDLSYGGLSAISLDALEGLPGLVGLRLGGNPWVCGCAMEPFLKWLRGRIQRCASDSQLAECRAPPEVAGAPLLSLTEESFQACHLTLTLDDYLFIAFVGFVVSIASVATNFLLGITANCCHRWSKASEDEDV; encoded by the exons ATGCTGCTGGGCCCCTGGCTggtggcggcagcggcggcggcggcggtagcggcgggcgccggggcgggcTGCCCGGTGCTGTGCACGTGCCGCGGGCAGGCGGTGGACTGCAGCGGGCAGCGGCTCTTCTCGGTGCCCCCCGAGCTGCCGCTGGACACCGGCAACCTCAGCCTGGCCCACAACCGCATCGCCAGCATCCCGCCGGGCTACCTGGCCTGCTACGGCCAGCTGCGGGCCCTCGACCTGCGCAACAACTCGCTGGCGGCCCTGCCGGCCGGGCTCTTTCTGGGGGCTCGCCGCCTGGCCCACCTCGACCTCAGCTACAACAACTTCAGCCTGGTGGCGGCCGACATGTTCCTGGAGGCCAGCGGGCTGCTGCGCCTCGACCTCAGCCACAACCCTGGCCTGCGGCGGGTGCACCCCCAAGCCTTTCGGGGCCTGGCCCAGCTGCGGGAGCTGGATCTCAGCTACGGGGGGTTGTCGGCCATCAGCCTCGACGCCCTggaggggctgccggggctggtGGGCCTCCGCCTGGGGGGCAACCCCTGGGTGTGCGGCTGCGCCATGGAGCCCTTCCTCAAGTGGCTGCGGGGACGCATCCAGCGCTGCGCGTCGG ATTCGCAGCTGGCCGAGTGCCGGGCCCCCCCCGAGGTGGCGGGAGCCCCCCTGCTCTCCCTGACGGAGGAGAGCTTCCAGGCCTGCCACCTCACCCTGACGCTGGACGACTATCTCTTCATCGCCTTCGTCGGCTTCGTCGTCTCCATCGCCTCGGTGGCCACCAACTTCCTGCTGGGCATCACCGCCAACTGCTGCCACCGCTGGAGCAAGGCCAGCGAGGACGAGGACGTTTAG